In Nostoc sphaeroides, the genomic window TATAGCTATTCCTAATTTTGAACTTTCCACTTCAGAGGCACGGGGCGTTCTTCCAACTGAGGTGAGTCGCGCCGATGCGATTTTCAATACAGCACATTTGGGGTTATTGTTGCGCGGCTTGGAAACTGGTAACGGACAATGGTTAAAAACAGCTTTGCAAGATAAGTTACATCAGCCCTATCGTAAAGCTTTGATTCCTGGTTATGATGTTCTTAACATCGCAGCCGTTAGTGCTGGTGCTTATGGTATGGTGATTAGTGGTGCGGGGCCGACACTGTTAGCTTTGACAGATAAATTACACTCAGAGGCTGTGGAGGCGGCGATGTTAGCTGCTTGGCAAGAAGAAGGAATTACAGCCGAGGTGCGATCGCTTTCTCTCGATACCCAAGGCGCAAAAAGCTTTTAATATTTTACTCAGCACTTAAAAACTCGATTTATGGAGCAAATTCAGGCTGAAATGGCGGCGCTTAAATCTCAAATTCAGATTCTTTTAGAAGAACGCGCTGCACTCACTATTAATAATGTCATCTCTGGCGAGAATGATTCACCCCAGGCAATGGTTGAAGCCTACCGCCGTCAAGCCAGAGAAAATGCCCAATTATCAGTTGAACTCCAAGGCATAGATGCAGCGATCGCCGCTTTGGAAGGACAGATAAAACAAAAACAAGGTAAATTAGTGCGATCGCAAGGTGAATCAAAACAACTTATCCAACAGCAGCAGCTAGAAGAAGCGAAAGAAGTGGCACAGGTTCATGCTCAACGCATTAATCAGCTAGCTGGAGAACTAGCCGCAGAAGTCCGTTTTCTTAAAGCTTGTGCTAATCAAATGAGTCCAATGTATTGGCAGATTTATTACAAGCCCTTCATTACTGGGTTCAAGACAATCTCTGTTCCTTATGTCCGCTCTGATGGGGAAGTGTGGACAATTGTCAACCGGATTGTTTAATGCTTTAGCCTTTTCGTTTGTATGCAATAAATTGACCTCTCTCCAAACCTCTCTCCTAAGAGGAGAGAGGCTTTGAATCTTACTCCCCTTCCCTATAAGGGAAGGGGCTGTTCTTGTTAGGTCTATGACTCAACTTAGAAGCGTAGACTAAATAGCCCTGACAATTGGGCTAGAAAATATGACGGTTTTGTAACGGTGGCTTTAGTTGACGTTGCAAAACTTTACATTTAGAATGGAATCGGCAAAATTACATAAGTATTTATTCCTGTTTATCCTGAAAAATTGACATTCGATGAGTATATATTCTCATCAAGAAGCAAAAACTTAATCTTTTAGACTTCAATAAAGGTTACAAAAGTAAAAACTCCTTAATATAATGTAACTAAAAGCGAGAAAGCAAATTAATTGTCAGAAGTGATGAATGCTATTGAATTTCCCTGGCTAACAGCCATAATCCTTTTACCCTTGGTGGCTGCCTTAGCCATCCCCTTAATCCCAGACAAAGAAGGTAGAACTGTGCGGTGGTATGGTCTGGGAGTTGCTTTTGCTGACTTTGCACTGATGATTTATGCCTTTTGGTATAAATACGACTTTCAGAGTTCAAGACTCCAACTTGTAGAAAACTATCCTTGGATACCGCAGTTGGGTTTGCATTGGGCGGTGGGGGTTGATGGTTTATCGATGCCCTTGCTACTTCTGACAGGCTTAATAAATACCCTCGCAATATTCGCGGCTTGGAAAGTTACCACCAAGCCGCGATTATTTTATGGTTTGATGTTAGCGATGTACAGCGCCCAGCTTGGCGTATTTGTTGCCCAAGATTTGCTGCTATTCTTCCTAATGTGGGAAATCGAGTTAGTGCCGGTTTACCTGCTGATTTCCATCTGGGGAGGACAAAACCGCCGTTATGCGGCTACCAAATTCATTCTTTACACCGCCGCCGCATCAATATTTATCTTGATTGCCGGTTTTGCACTTGCCTTCTCTGGAGATACCGTCACCTTCGACATGGCGACTCTGGGAATGAAAGAATACCCCAAAACCTTGGAATTGTTGGTTTATGCAGGTTTCTTGATTGCCTTCGGTGTAAAATTACCGATTTTCCCCTTACATACTTGGCTACCTGATGCCCACGGTGAAGCATCTGCACCCGGTTCAATGATTTTGGCTGGTGTGTTGTTAAAAATGGGTGGTTATGCCCTCATCCGCTTCAATGTGGAAATGTTGCCCAATGCCCATGTTACTTTTGCGCCAGTGTTAGCAATTTTGGGTGTAGTGAATATTGTCTACGGTGCTTGCTGTGCCTTCGCTCAAACCAATCTCAAACGCCGCTTGGCTTACTCTTCAATTGCCCACATGGGGTTTGTGCTGATTGGGATTGCCTCTTACACAGAACTGGGTATCAGTGGTGCAGTGCTACAGATGGTTTCTCACGGTTTGATTGCTGCTAGCTTGTTCTTCTTATCTGGCGTGACTTACGATCGCACTCACACCTTGATGATGGATAAAATGGGCGGTATGGCGAAGGTAATGCCCAAAACCTTTGCTCTATTTACCATTGGTTCAATGGCTTCTCTCGCCTTACCCGGAATGAGTGGTTTTGTGGGTGAGTTGATGGTATTTCTGGGTATCGCCACCAGTGATGTTTACAGTTCCAGCTTCAAGATTGTAGTTGTGTTGCTGTCAGCAGTTGGCGTGATTTTGACACCGATTTATTTACTGTCGATGCTGCGTCAAGTGTTCTACGGTGAGCAAAGTCTTCGCGTAGCGTCTCGTAGAGAAGAGTTGCACTTGGATGCTGTAATATCTGATGTCAAACCCCGCGAAATCTTTATTACCGCTTGTTTGCTGCTTCCTATTATCGGTATTGGGTTTTATCCCAAATTGGCAACGCAGACTTATGATGTGAAAGCGGTGGAATTAGCCGCTCATGCTCGTGAAGTTCTACCAGTCGTTGCTCATCAACAACCATCAAGTCTGTACTCGCGGATTTTCTCTGCACCAACACTAGCTAATTCTCAAGTTGAAAGTTCGATTAACATTTCCGAGTAAATTAACTTCCCATTAAGGGGTCTGTAAGTAAATTCTAAATTATTAGGGCAATAAAGGGGTGGTTAGTTAGATAACTACCCCTAACATTTTGGCTTTTTGAGGGGTGATCAGGTGCGTAGGCGTAGCCCGCTATAGGCCAATACGGTTCAGTTAAGGATTTTTGGTACTAATTTTAGACCTGTAGAGACGCGAAATTTCGCGTCTTTACCAAGGTTTTTGGGCTTAACTGAACTGTATTGCGCTATAGGCATCGCTTGTATTTCCCGACCGAGAAATAAAATTAAATAGCAGAAGAATAGGCTTCATCCACCTTCAAAGTTGTGCCTGTAATAAACTTGGCATCATCAGAAATCAGAAAAGCAATTATTTTAGCAAACTCTGCATAGGTAGTAGGACGACCAAGCATCAAATCCGAAGGTACATTCCATCCCTCTAACTCTGCCATTGAATCTGCGACAAAAAAAGGCGCTACGGAAACCATGCGAATTCTATCTGATTTGTAACGCTTGGCATAAAGTTTTGTAAACCCTTCCATTGCGGCGCGGAGTGTACCGCTAAAGGGTGTCCCTAATTCTGGTTCATGGGAGTCACACGCGGAAATATTCACGATGACACCGCCTCCTGAATATCGCATTGCTTCTGTAACTAGTCTGGCGATGCGGACAACACTCAAAAACAGCATTTCAAAGTTTTCTATCCACATTTCATCAGAAATAGATAGCAAATCTGGTCGGGGTGGATCTCCAAAACTATTTACTACTGCATCAATACGACCGAATTGAGTTAAAGTTGTCTCTACTAATCGCTGTAAGTCTTGAAAATTGGTAATTGATCCTTGAGTAGCAATACCGCCCAATTCATCTGCTAAATCCAGAATCTGTGGCGATCGCGCCATCAGTGAAACCCTATAACCCTGCGCTGCTAACTCTCGCGCACAACCTGCGCCAATCCCTCGACTAGCAGCCGTAATAATCGCTACTTTTTGTGAATCCATATAAGTAATTTAAATTCCTAAACTTTTCGTGATTTAGGATATAGCCAAAAGCTAAACAAACGACTAACTCTAGGCATGACAATATATGTCAACAGCAAAACCATTGTAATTGTAACGATTAACGAAATAATCAAGGGAGGTAAACCACGAAGTAGGGGGACTATAAACGTACTTAACAAATTAATCAACACAAATACAGCTCCCCAAGTTAGCAAGGCTGTTTTATAGCGCGGTGGAGTTTTTAATGGTTGACCGGGAAGAGAAAACCAAGCTTCTAATCCACAGAGTTGTTGAACATCAGGATCAGATTCCACCAAATGCTTACCTTGATTCAGCCAATATTCGCGATCGCGCGATGTCATCCACACCTTTAAATTTTCATAACCGTCAAACCGGAAGATAATTACATATTCATTTCGCACACCAAGTTGGGGACGAATTACATTTGTTCCCATGTGACCAATATAAGTTCTGGCAACACTAGTAATATCTTTTAACCAAATTTCGTAAGCGTTTTCGCATCCTGGTTTGACAAGTTGTGTAATGACCACGGTTACAAATTGATCGTCCTGTTCCATCTCCATTAGTTATGCCACCATCAAGTTAATAGTTGTAAGTTTTTGCAACCGTAGCATGGTTGAGTCATTCTCAAATTAAGGGATACCCAGCTTTTCCAACCTCAAGCCGAACAACATTAGCAGGAACAACCCCTGTAGGCGGTGGTAAAAACATTCCACCATTGGTGACAACATAAATCGCGGTGCGTAGGCGTAGCCCGTCGTAGACATCGCTCTCTGTTTGACCAAAAGCCACGGCTGTGCTGCCAATTACACCTTGCTCGGCTTGAGCAATGATAGTAGTATTGCGATCGGGCGCAATTCTTACCACACTGTTGTAAATGTGCGTTGCTCCATAAAGGTTGCCTTCCACATCAAAGGCAAAGTCATCAATATTGGTCTGTTCAACAAAAATTTCCGGCTCACCTGGTTTATCAGTGCTATCAACGGGAATCCGCAAGAGCAACATTTTTTCCGTATTTGAAACGTACAGAAAATCACCAAAACGCTTCAACCCATTTGCAGCCGGAGTCACATTCTCCGAACTGCTACGAGCAAGCATTGGATGTTCTAGCCAAATTGATCCACTGGGTTTAGTAACATCAATTAGCCAAATTGCACCGCGATAGGAATCTGCTGTCAAATACTGAGTGCTAGAAAGTGGGGTGATGCCATTGAGGAATATTGCGTCTGGTAGTGTCAGCAACGTTTTCACCGCGCCATCACTTTTAACTAGAGAAATCACAGGTATAGAATCAGCATTCCAGCCTGTTGCAACCAAATCGCCGTTGGTAGTGAAAGCAAGACCACTGACTTTACCTTCAACAGTCGCATGAATCTGCTGATTGCCATCTGGAGTAATGCGAACAATTTTACCGACTTCATGATTGGTTACAAAAATTGTGCCATCTGGTGCGTAGGCGTAGCCCGCCGGAGGTATCGCTAGATTTTCTAAAAAAGTATTAACAGGAAACGAGGTAATAATTTTAGCAGGTGCTAATTCAATCTGCATCTCTACGTAAATCGGGGGTAAACCTGGTGAATTTTCCATATTGACCTAGCACACTTCCTCAAAATTTTCACAAAGAGATATCGTGAAGACAGGTAAAATTCCCAAAAAGCGATTATGACCACTAACTTACCTGTAGCCACAGAAATTATACCAATGGTCTTGCAATTGCAACCTGCGATCGCACTAACTGAAGATCAGTTTTACGAATTTTGTCAGTTAAACCACGACTTTCGCATCGAACGTAATGCTGCTGGAGAATTAGTGATTATGCCCCCTACTGGTTCCGAAACTGATGAACGCAACTTTAACTTAGTTGGGCAGTTGTGGGTATGGACAAAGCAAGATGGTACAGGTGTAGGGTTTGGTTCCAGTGGTGGGTTTACTTTGCCGAATGGTGCAGTGCGATCGCCTGATGCAGCGTGGATAAAACGCGATCGCTGGGAGGCGATACCAGCAGAACTGCGAAAAAAATTTGCACCGATTTGTCCTGAGTTTGTGATTGAATTGCGTTCAGAGAGCGATAACTTACGAATTTTGCAAGACAAGATGCAAGAGTATATTGATAATGGGACGCAACTTGGTTGGTTAATTGATAGAAAACAACGGCGAGTTTTTATTTATCGTCCTAATATAGCGGTTGAGGTATTAGATAATCCTAAAACTCTTTTCGGTGAAACTTTACTACCTGGTTTTGTTTTGGATTTAAATCAGGTTTGGTAGTTCAAATCTTGCACCAGACGATTAAAAATAGTGCTAGAAATATTCTACATCCACGGACAAAATTAAATATATGAACACAACGCCTTCTAAAAGAGAAACAGATGAAATAATCAAGTGGTTGAATCGTAACCGCCAGATGTTATTAGATTTATATAAAAATCAATATATTGCTTACAATGCAAATGGAATAATTGCTCACAGTGAAAACTTACGCGAAGTTCTAGCATTAGGTAATGCTTCAAAACAGGCTTTTTTAATTTACCTAGTTCCCCGTCGCACTGCTTCTATAGAAATTTTACCAATTCGATTCCGCAGCATTGCTCGACATGATTGGCAACCAAATTATAGCGTAATTTTAAAGCACAGAGATATAGAATCTAATACAACAATGTTAGTAGATTCTGGTGCTGAATTAAGTTTAATTTCATTAAAAGTTGGTCAAGATTTAGGCTATGCTTTGGCTGATTCCGAATCAACTTTGTTGGCAGAAACTATAGGTGGCAGAGTTGAGTACGTTTTACGTAATGTAGAAATGACAATTGATGAACACAATTTTATTACTCCTGTAGCATGGTTACAAACCAATACAGGCGGAGAACAATTGCTTTTAGGTCGAGAAGTTGTATTTGATAAATTTAATATTGAATTTAGGCAAGCTGAGGAGCAAATTATTTTTACATGGCGTGAAGATTTGAAGTCATAAAAATTAGTGGATTAAGCACAACCTTAACCCACCTTATAAACTTACTGCTATTTAGACTTAATGGCATTTTGTAAACCGCGCTGTTTTACTTCAGCCAAAGTTTTGTTAACAGCATACTTTTGGTTGATTGAGTTGATCAACTCGGTTTGGTTGCAATACGGTTCAGTTAAGCATTTCTTTTTTCTCTCTGTGTCCTCTGCGCCTTGGCGGTTCGTTAAAAAATTGACTTTGATCGCAAAGTTTTAGTCTTAACTGAACCGTATTGGGTTTGGTTGTGCTTCTTATCAACGCCCCACAGGTCAGCAATTAGGTCAAAAGAACCATCGCTGTTGCGAGTCAGGTTTGGTAGTTCACATCTTGCACCAGAAGATTAAAAATACTGCTTTAAATATTCCGCATCCACGGACAAAATTAAATATATGAACACAACACGCTCTAAAATAGAAACAGATGAAATGCTCAAGTGGTTGAATCGTAATGGAAAGCGGTAGCGAGTCAGACGCTCAAGGATTCGCTACTGCTACGCTATCGAGCGTCTTGATTCTGATTCCTGTTAGCGGTGGCGGGGCGTTTAGCCCATTCTGACCCTTCTCTACGAGACGCTGCGCGAACGGCAAGCTCAGGGCATCGCTTCTGAATTCTTCTTCAATTCTACAAGTGTGCAATCAGCTTAACAAAATCATTCAGATTGCATAAATTTTATTTAACACAACCGAGGACAAAGTGATGACCATTATCACAATAGATGATGAACTAATTAATGAAATTATTGCATTCAGTCACTATGAAAATCCACAGGAAGCAGTCATTAAAATATTATCCAATTACTTGCAGCAGCAAAAAAAAGAACTGCCTTTGTTTGAGCGACTACGTTTTATAGACGACGAATCTGCCGAAGATGATATCGCCTCGTTGTTTGAACGCGATAGAGACACAGGCAGGAATTTTGAACTATGACTTATCTAATAGACACCTGTGTAATGTCTGAGTTTGTTAAAAAAGCTCCCAACCCCCAAGTTAGTCAATGGTTTAATCAGCAACCGATTGAACAACTGTTTTTAAGTAGTATTACCATCGCTGAAATAAAAAAAGGGATTTATAAGATCCAAGACTCACAACCTGAACGATATCAAAAACTAAAAATATGGCTGCAAAAAGTAGAAATTGAATTTTCTTCTCATATTTTACCAATAAACGATGATATTTTAGATAATTGGGCAAAATTTTCTGCTTCTTCAGAATTGAAAGGTAAAAAATTAGCCGTAATGGATAGTCTGATTGCCGCAACAGCACATCATCATAAATTAACTTTAGTTACCCGCAATGTTGATGATTTTAAACTGACACCAGTTAAAATTATAAATCCTTACAGTCTTGAGTGAATTGTGACCACCCAACCCGAAGCCGAACTAGAAGAATCCTTAATCACCCAACTGGATTATGCGTGTAGCTCAAACGCAAAATAGCCCTTATGAAAAATTGGGTAACTTAGCTCAAGCAGCTTTTAACCCTAGTTTAAATGTAGAATTGAGGCTGCAAGCTAGTATTAAACTAGCAGTGGCATATAATGTTTCTGATTCCAATATTATTCACAATGTAGATGAGCTAGACTTATTTATGTTTCAATACAGTTCAGTTAAGGATAATCGTAGGTTGGGTTGAACTTTAGTGTTACCCAACAAATTCTGATAAATGTTGGGTTTCGTTCCTCAACCCAACCTACGCAGTTTAAGGTTTTTGGCTCTAACCCAAGCGTATTGATTTATGTTTAGCTGAGTGTGACTCAAGGATAAAATTTTATAAAAATCGGGACTGAGATTTATTTCTCAGTCCCGATAAAAAAGCGGGCTAACCGCTATTGATATGGTTAACCCGTGCAGCTTTGGGAACGCGCAGAGTAATTCTTATTGCAATACCAACTTCACATTGGCGTTTTGCAAACCGCGCTGTTTTACTTCAGCCAAAGTTTTGTTAACGGCATACTTTTGGTTGATTGAGTTGATCAACTCGGTTTGGTTGTGCTTCTTAGCAACGCCCCACAGGTCAGCAATTAGGTCAAAAGAACCATCGCTGTTGCGAGACCAACCGAGGTCATATTCGCCATCTAACATAGCAACGATGTCAGAACGGACGCGCTGACCGTTATAACCACGGACATCAGCTTCAGTCTTTACGCTGATACCGAGGTCGCGCAAGGAAGCTTTGAGGATTTCGGCATCGGTGATCTTGGTACGCAGGGTGCTAAAGTGAGACATTTGGGTTTCCTCCAATGAGAAGATTGAGAAAAACGACAACGGTTTGTTTCGGGCGAAGCCGCTCTTAGCAGGATGCGGCTTTTTCTTATAACTGCTAGCATTGGGAGCTAGCCTTTCCCCCTGGGATGGCAGAGGAAAGCTTTTAAAACTCCATTCGCTGATATTCAGCTACGGAGGATGCTGCGGGGCGGGCGCGCTGTCTGGCCCAATCTCTCAGAGCCGTTACTTGTTCTTGCATCGTTCGAGACAGCGGCAATGTTGCCTTCAGTGCAGCAATAATATCTAGTTGGGTGAACTCCCGATCTTGGGCAAAAGCTTCATACATTGCCGCAACGATCGCTTGCTCAATTTCTGCCCCAGAAAAGCCATCAGACATCTTAGCTAGTTGCTCAAGATCGAATCGAGAGATGTCTTCACGGCGCTTGGTCAGATGAATATTAAAAATTTGTTGCCGTTCTTCCGGTGTTGGCAGATCGACAAAGAAAATTTCATCAAAGCGTCCTTTCCTCAAGAACTCGCCAGGTAAGCGTTCTACTCGGTTGGCGGTTGCCATCACGAACACTGGTGATTTCTTATCTTGCATCCATGTGAGGAAAGAGCCGAAGATTCTGCTTGATGTTCCCCCATCGGAATCAGATGAACCTCCACTACCAGCAAAGGATTTATCCAATTCATCGATAAACAAAATCGCTGGCGAAATAGATTCTGCTGTTTTCAGGGCGTTCCGCAAGTTTGCTTCACTTCGTCCCACCATTGAGCCGTCGTAAACTCGCCCCATATCCAACCGCAACAGTGGTAAACCCCACAGTCGGGAAGTAGTTTTAGCAATCAATGACTTACCGCAACCGGGAACACCGAGAATTAACATCCCTTTTGGTTGAGGCAAACCATACTCTCTAGCTCTTTCTGTAAAAGCGTTAGAGCGTTGCTTGAGCCATCTTTTTAACTCTTCTAAGCCACCTACAGCATCAATGGTTTCATCTTCTTCAATGTATTCTAAGATCCCATTGCGCCGAATTAGTTGCTTTTTCTCAGATAAAACGATATCTACTTCATCTTCCGTCAAACGCCCTGTAGTTACCTGTGCCTTTCGGTAGACTTTCTCAGCTTCATCTTTAGTTAGACCTAAAGCAGCTCTGAGAAGCTTTTCTCTAGCTTCTGTTGTCAACCGCCGACCGCGATTTTGGTCTACGTGCTGAGTTAGTACTTTATTTAACTCCGCCATATCTGGCAGCGTAAAATCGATAACAACAACTTCTTTTTCTAACTCTATAGGTACTTGTTGCATTGGAGACATTAAAATGATGTTCTTTTGCGTGCCTTTAAAGCTAGCGATCGCATCACGTAACGATCTATTTGTTGCAGGCGCATCTATAAAGGGGTGTAAATCTTTAAGAATAAATATACTAGGTTCTTTCTGCCGAATTATCCACTCAATCGCCGCCTCTGGAGACACAGTATTATGTTGAGTAACATTCCGGGGTTGACCATACTCTACAATCCCGTGGGTTACTGTCCAAACAAATACTCGGCGCTGGGGCTTTAATAACTGGGCGATGGTGGAAACTGCTTGCTCGGCCCGCTCTTCCTCGGAGGTCACAAGGTAGATTAAAGGGTATTGAGCTTGAATTAGGATATTGAGCTCTTCTTTCATACTTCGACCTACTTGAGACCTTATAGAGACAGTAGAGACATTGCTTCTGGTAAAGACAACCGAATCATGAATATCTATTTAGCAAGGAACTAACTCTTCCTCACCCTTGGGATTGGTTTCATCTTCGTCCATTTCATCAATGGAAAGAAGCTCTTGACCAACTACTCCTGGTTGATTGCCTAAAGTAACCAGTTCCCCATCACGTAAGACTAGTGAGCTATCACAAGTTGGGCATGAATAAACTCTATGAGTCCGCCCATAAGTAGAATCTTCTAACTCGTCAACTAATTCTTGATTAGATAGATAAAAACCAAGGGCACGTTCGGCAAGTTCTGACATTGGCTCCGAATCGACTGCTGAACGAATCTTCAGTTTTCTGTGCAACTCTGGCGATAAATACAAAGTGACCTTTTGCTTAGTTTGCGTTTGCATATAACTCTTTAACGGTCTTACCCGGGTATGTATATCAAGGTATCGGTTCTTTTATTGCTTGTCAAGACAGCAAAACGTTTTAACGCTAGTTTCGTTACATTTATTTACATTAAAGGCGGAAATGCTGTTTATTAAGTAGCCATTATCAACTGCTTACACTAGAAAATTTGATGGGTTGTGGCTCGTAATCATTCCCCAACAATGGGACGATAAATTATTCGATAAGCTATTTGTAAAGCTGTATGTGTAAAGAAATAAGTCCAACTGAACAAAATAAAGATATCGTTCTTCAGTTCTATGGAGCTTTCGACAGGCGGAATATTAGCGAAGCCTTTGCGCTTCTGGCTCCTAATTTTGTCGCTCACATGGCTGGCACATCTGCCCCTCTTGACAGTGAAGGTTTTAAACAGTTCGGTATGGCTTTTTACTTAGCCTTTACGAATGGTCAACATAAATTTGACCAGGTGCTTGTTGAAGGAGATAAAGTTGTTACTTGTGGAACATTTACAGCTACGCATCTTGGTGACTTCCAAGGTCTTCCTTCAACAGGTAAGCAAATTAAGTTATCAATCATGCATATTGATCGCGTTGAAAACAGCAAAATTGTAGAGCATTGGGGACAAGGAGATGCCCTTGGATTAATGCAACAGTTGGGTATTGTCTTTTTACCAGGGCCTGTGCTTTTGCCACATATCCTTAAAAGTCTTTTATCAAAGCTGTTTAAAAAACCAAGAGGAATTAATAACTTGGGTGTGTGATCTTCTGGTTAAGGGAACAGCCAAGATTTTTACCAGAACGTGAATTAGCGATCGCTAATTTAATGATTGCCTGAGTTGGCTGATTTTTTAACTATTTGGAGTGTAAGCGGATTAAAGTTGAACACCTTTCCGGTTGTAAACAACTGATATCCACAAGAGATGCCAGCGAATGACACCAGCATAGAGAAAAGGGACACAGAGCCGATTACAACACCACTGGCAAGGAATAGAGCAATTCCTATGCCAATCAACACCCATCCCAGTTTCCGATTATCGCGCCCACCCCA contains:
- a CDS encoding ester cyclase, translating into MCKEISPTEQNKDIVLQFYGAFDRRNISEAFALLAPNFVAHMAGTSAPLDSEGFKQFGMAFYLAFTNGQHKFDQVLVEGDKVVTCGTFTATHLGDFQGLPSTGKQIKLSIMHIDRVENSKIVEHWGQGDALGLMQQLGIVFLPGPVLLPHILKSLLSKLFKKPRGINNLGV
- a CDS encoding type II toxin-antitoxin system VapB family antitoxin, whose product is MTIITIDDELINEIIAFSHYENPQEAVIKILSNYLQQQKKELPLFERLRFIDDESAEDDIASLFERDRDTGRNFEL
- a CDS encoding SDR family oxidoreductase; amino-acid sequence: MDSQKVAIITAASRGIGAGCARELAAQGYRVSLMARSPQILDLADELGGIATQGSITNFQDLQRLVETTLTQFGRIDAVVNSFGDPPRPDLLSISDEMWIENFEMLFLSVVRIARLVTEAMRYSGGGVIVNISACDSHEPELGTPFSGTLRAAMEGFTKLYAKRYKSDRIRMVSVAPFFVADSMAELEGWNVPSDLMLGRPTTYAEFAKIIAFLISDDAKFITGTTLKVDEAYSSAI
- a CDS encoding NAD(P)H-quinone oxidoreductase subunit 4, translating into MNAIEFPWLTAIILLPLVAALAIPLIPDKEGRTVRWYGLGVAFADFALMIYAFWYKYDFQSSRLQLVENYPWIPQLGLHWAVGVDGLSMPLLLLTGLINTLAIFAAWKVTTKPRLFYGLMLAMYSAQLGVFVAQDLLLFFLMWEIELVPVYLLISIWGGQNRRYAATKFILYTAAASIFILIAGFALAFSGDTVTFDMATLGMKEYPKTLELLVYAGFLIAFGVKLPIFPLHTWLPDAHGEASAPGSMILAGVLLKMGGYALIRFNVEMLPNAHVTFAPVLAILGVVNIVYGACCAFAQTNLKRRLAYSSIAHMGFVLIGIASYTELGISGAVLQMVSHGLIAASLFFLSGVTYDRTHTLMMDKMGGMAKVMPKTFALFTIGSMASLALPGMSGFVGELMVFLGIATSDVYSSSFKIVVVLLSAVGVILTPIYLLSMLRQVFYGEQSLRVASRREELHLDAVISDVKPREIFITACLLLPIIGIGFYPKLATQTYDVKAVELAAHAREVLPVVAHQQPSSLYSRIFSAPTLANSQVESSINISE
- a CDS encoding SMP-30/gluconolactonase/LRE family protein, whose protein sequence is MENSPGLPPIYVEMQIELAPAKIITSFPVNTFLENLAIPPAGYAYAPDGTIFVTNHEVGKIVRITPDGNQQIHATVEGKVSGLAFTTNGDLVATGWNADSIPVISLVKSDGAVKTLLTLPDAIFLNGITPLSSTQYLTADSYRGAIWLIDVTKPSGSIWLEHPMLARSSSENVTPAANGLKRFGDFLYVSNTEKMLLLRIPVDSTDKPGEPEIFVEQTNIDDFAFDVEGNLYGATHIYNSVVRIAPDRNTTIIAQAEQGVIGSTAVAFGQTESDVYDGLRLRTAIYVVTNGGMFLPPPTGVVPANVVRLEVGKAGYPLI
- a CDS encoding DUF1257 domain-containing protein; protein product: MSHFSTLRTKITDAEILKASLRDLGISVKTEADVRGYNGQRVRSDIVAMLDGEYDLGWSRNSDGSFDLIADLWGVAKKHNQTELINSINQKYAVNKTLAEVKQRGLQNANVKLVLQ
- a CDS encoding Uma2 family endonuclease, with the protein product MTTNLPVATEIIPMVLQLQPAIALTEDQFYEFCQLNHDFRIERNAAGELVIMPPTGSETDERNFNLVGQLWVWTKQDGTGVGFGSSGGFTLPNGAVRSPDAAWIKRDRWEAIPAELRKKFAPICPEFVIELRSESDNLRILQDKMQEYIDNGTQLGWLIDRKQRRVFIYRPNIAVEVLDNPKTLFGETLLPGFVLDLNQVW
- a CDS encoding antibiotic biosynthesis monooxygenase, translating into MEQDDQFVTVVITQLVKPGCENAYEIWLKDITSVARTYIGHMGTNVIRPQLGVRNEYVIIFRFDGYENLKVWMTSRDREYWLNQGKHLVESDPDVQQLCGLEAWFSLPGQPLKTPPRYKTALLTWGAVFVLINLLSTFIVPLLRGLPPLIISLIVTITMVLLLTYIVMPRVSRLFSFWLYPKSRKV
- a CDS encoding type II toxin-antitoxin system VapC family toxin: MTYLIDTCVMSEFVKKAPNPQVSQWFNQQPIEQLFLSSITIAEIKKGIYKIQDSQPERYQKLKIWLQKVEIEFSSHILPINDDILDNWAKFSASSELKGKKLAVMDSLIAATAHHHKLTLVTRNVDDFKLTPVKIINPYSLE
- a CDS encoding retropepsin-like domain-containing protein, coding for MNTTPSKRETDEIIKWLNRNRQMLLDLYKNQYIAYNANGIIAHSENLREVLALGNASKQAFLIYLVPRRTASIEILPIRFRSIARHDWQPNYSVILKHRDIESNTTMLVDSGAELSLISLKVGQDLGYALADSESTLLAETIGGRVEYVLRNVEMTIDEHNFITPVAWLQTNTGGEQLLLGREVVFDKFNIEFRQAEEQIIFTWREDLKS
- a CDS encoding AAA family ATPase → MKEELNILIQAQYPLIYLVTSEEERAEQAVSTIAQLLKPQRRVFVWTVTHGIVEYGQPRNVTQHNTVSPEAAIEWIIRQKEPSIFILKDLHPFIDAPATNRSLRDAIASFKGTQKNIILMSPMQQVPIELEKEVVVIDFTLPDMAELNKVLTQHVDQNRGRRLTTEAREKLLRAALGLTKDEAEKVYRKAQVTTGRLTEDEVDIVLSEKKQLIRRNGILEYIEEDETIDAVGGLEELKRWLKQRSNAFTERAREYGLPQPKGMLILGVPGCGKSLIAKTTSRLWGLPLLRLDMGRVYDGSMVGRSEANLRNALKTAESISPAILFIDELDKSFAGSGGSSDSDGGTSSRIFGSFLTWMQDKKSPVFVMATANRVERLPGEFLRKGRFDEIFFVDLPTPEERQQIFNIHLTKRREDISRFDLEQLAKMSDGFSGAEIEQAIVAAMYEAFAQDREFTQLDIIAALKATLPLSRTMQEQVTALRDWARQRARPAASSVAEYQRMEF